The Thermotoga caldifontis AZM44c09 genomic interval TTTTCAAGCTTGCAGACGATGGCAAGGCAAAGGTTCTTCAACCCGAAACGGAAGAAAGCTGTGCACGTGACGCTGCCGACAGCTGCCCCACAGGTGCGATCCACATCGAAGAGTGA includes:
- a CDS encoding ferredoxin, whose product is MRVRVDEAACIGCGVCESLCPEVFKLADDGKAKVLQPETEESCARDAADSCPTGAIHIEE